TATGAAAGTCATCATTATTACTGGACGAAAAAGTAATATCGTTGAAAAACGCATGTCCGATTTAGGTGTCGATCTGGTTTTCCAAGGCCGTGAAGATAAAGGCTCGGCGCTACGTGAAGCGTGTGCACAGTTTAATATCCTGCCTTCAGATTGCTTATATATGGGTGATGATTGGCCGGATCTTTCAGCATTTGCCATTGCCGGAATGAGTGTTACTGTTCCAAACGGGCATGAAGAAGTGCGCCGTCGTGCGGATTTGGTAACACAGGCGATGGGTGGCCGTGGAGCTGTGCGTGAAGTTTGTGATATGTTGCTGATCGCAAAAGGCATTTACCAAGAACTTCTTGAAAAATATCTTGCAGTACCG
The window above is part of the Acinetobacter baumannii genome. Proteins encoded here:
- a CDS encoding KdsC family phosphatase, translated to MASYALLEQARHLQALVLDVDGILSDGFVTLTNTGDEIKSFDIRDGLGMKLAQQAGMKVIIITGRKSNIVEKRMSDLGVDLVFQGREDKGSALREACAQFNILPSDCLYMGDDWPDLSAFAIAGMSVTVPNGHEEVRRRADLVTQAMGGRGAVREVCDMLLIAKGIYQELLEKYLAVPH